A section of the Falco biarmicus isolate bFalBia1 chromosome 3, bFalBia1.pri, whole genome shotgun sequence genome encodes:
- the RBM12B gene encoding RNA-binding protein 12B yields the protein MAVVIRLQGLPVVAGPADIRRFFLGLNIPDGGVHIIGGEIGEAFIIFATDEDARRAMSCSGGFIKDSRIELFLSSKAEMQNTIEMSRKRFDRGGRETMSGSRRTGTNGSGASGVGDIPHLVTAFPKGISKPGYCPPNHPEAGFHTNGTRHGDIGIPKSSYQSRKDSHPFNPDDLYLFLRGIPYSATEDEVRAFLAGIHVDGVILIKHRNGLNNGDCLVKFATPGDALEGLKRHRQYMGQRFIEISPSTEERWIEYGGRVDMPNEIDDFLCEDHSPRSSGYMHSRKRSHSRSPRRQRTRSRSSPNQEYYIHLRNLSTNLEKRDLRAFFPDLDICSKQIKLLTDKHQRRTRDAFVMLRSERDYQAALECHRKVLLNRPVYIFPISRKSMLKIIDSCERKRSQDRDHPGQAIPERSYREGHSGPKMCVYVRNFPFDVSKIEVRKFFARFDIDEDDIYLLYDDKGVGLGEALVKFKSEEQAMKAENLNRRRFLGTEVLIRLISEEQMQKFGVTVPLSAPNEMQGHSHPYERGELSRPVGSPSGPPQGPPTHSFGPSGNFRHPPEFRHPPEDFMCPPKDFRGPPPLMDFGGDNEPFGRMEFGNNKMGSFPEGRFMPDPNFSGGSERVVPIRLKNLPFKATPNEILDFFYGYRVIPESVSVQYNEQGLPSGDAIVAMTNYEEAMAAINELNDRPIGPRKVKLSLL from the coding sequence ATGGCTGTAGTCATCCGTTTACAGGGGCTTCCTGTTGTTGCGGGTCCTGCAGATATTCGTCGTTTCTTCTTGGGATTGAATATTCCTGATGGAGGTGTTCATATTATTGGAGGAGAGATTGGGGAGGCTTTTATTATATTTGCAACAGATGAAGATGCACGGCGTGCCATGAGCTGTTCAGGAGGGTTTATCAAGGACTCACGCATAGAGCTCTTTCTcagcagcaaggcagaaatGCAGAATACCATAGAAATGAGCCGGAAACGATTTGACCGTGGGGGACGAGAAACTATGTCTGGCTCTAGAAGAACAGGTACTAATGGTTCTGGTGCATCAGGTGTTGGAGATATTCCACATTTAGTCACGGCTTTTCCAAAGGGAATAAGTAAACCTGGTTACTGTCCACCAAATCATCCGGAGGCTGGTTTCCATACCAATGGCACAAGACATGGTGATATAGGTATACCTAAATCAAGCTATCAGTCAAGAAAGGATTCTCATCCATTTAACCCAGATGATCTTTACTTATTTCTACGTGGTATACCTTACTCTGCAACAGAAGATGAAGTACGTGCTTTCCTTGCTGGGATACACGTGGATGGAGTGATACTGATAAAGCATCGCAATGGTTTAAACAATGGTGATTGCTTGGTAAAATTTGCTACGCCTGGTGATGCCTTAGAAGGACTTAAACGTCATAGACAATACATGGGTCAGAGGTTTATAGAAATTAGCCCATCTACAGAGGAACGGTGGATTGAATATGGTGGGAGGGTAGACATGCCAAATGAAATCGATGACTTTTTGTGTGAAGACCATTCTCCAAGAAGTTCAGGCTACATGCATTCAAGGAAACGTTCTCATTCAAGGTCACCAAGGAGACAAAGAACACGTTCTCGTTCATCTCCCAACCAAGAATATTACATACACCTAAGAAATCTATCTACTAATCTGGAGAAGAGAGAtttgagggctttttttcctgatctggATATATGCAGCAAACAAATCAAGCTTCTAACGGATAAGCATCAGAGGAGGACTAGAGATGCCTTTGTGATGTTAAGGAGTGAGAGAGATTATCAGGCTGCTTTGGAATGTCATAGAAAGGTTCTTCTCAATCGTCCCGTTTACATTTTTCCAATTTCAAGAAAGTCAATGTTGAAAATAATTGATTCTTGTGAGAGGAAAAGATCACAGGACAGAGATCATCCTGGACAGGCCATACCAGAAAGAAGTTATCGGGAAGGTCATTCTGGCCCTAAGATGTGTGTTTATGTAAGGAATTTTCCATTTGATGTGTCAAAAATTGAAGTGCGGAAGTTCTTTGCGAGATTTGATATTGATGAAGATGATATTTACTTGCTCTATGATGACAAAGGAGTTGGGTTGGGAGAAGCATTAGTGAAGTTTAAATCTGAAGAACAAGccatgaaagcagaaaatttaaATCGTCGAAGATTCCTGGGAACAGAGGTATTAATAAGACTTATATCTGAAGAACAGATGCAGAAGTTTGGTGTAACTGTACCACTGTCTGCACCAAATGAAATGCAGGGTCATTCACATCCGTATGAGAGAGGTGAGCTTTCCCGTCCAGTTGGTTCACCATCTGGGCCACCACAAGGGCCACCCACACATTCATTTGGTCCCTCTGGGAACTTTAGGCATCCTCCTGAATTTAGGCACCCCCCTGAGGACTTCATGTGCCCTCCTAAGGATTTTAGAGGTCCGCCACCCCTCATGGATTTTGGTGGTGACAATGAACCTTTTGGCAGAATGGAGTTTGGGAATAATAAAATGGGaagttttcctgaaggaagaTTTATGCCAGATCCAAATTTCAGTGGTGGTTCTGAACGCGTTGTTCCTATTCGATTGAAAAATTTACCTTTTAAAGCTACTCCTAATGAGATTCTGGATTTTTTCTATGGCTACAGAGTGATACCAGAGTCGGTTTCTGTACAGTACAACGAACAAGGATTACCTTCGGGTGATGCCATTGTTGCCATGACAAACTATGAGGAAGCTATGGCTGCTATTAATGAACTGAATGATAGGCCAATTGGTCCACGGAAAGTTAAGTTGAGCTTGCTGTAA
- the CIBAR1 gene encoding CBY1-interacting BAR domain-containing protein 1 isoform X1, translated as MMLLGRGLDARDNQTRQIQDAVSNVEKHFGELCQIFAGYVRKTARLRDKADLLVNEIYAYAATETPNLKVGLKNFADEFSRLQDYRQAEVDRLEAKVVEPLKSYGTIVKLKRDDLKATLTAKNREAKQLSQLEKTRQRNPSDRHIIAESELQRASLDATRTTRQLEETIDNFEKQKIKDIKNIFSEFITIEMLFHGKALEIYTAAYQNIQNIDENEDLEVFRSSLYPPDYQSRLDIVRANSKSPLQRTGSLKSSLRTVQISSSLLRKDEEEEEEDEEEEDEEEEELDATKEVR; from the exons atgaTGCTGCTGGGCCGCGGGCTGGACGCCAG GGACAATCAGACTAGACAAATACAAGATGCTGTTTCAAAtgtggaaaaacattttggtgAATTGTGCCAAATATTTGCTGGATATGTACGTAAAACTGCCAGACTACGAGACAAAGCAGATCTTCTAGTAAATGAAATATATGCATATGCAGCCACAGAGACACCAAACTTAAAAGTTGGACTGAAAAACTTTGCAGATGAATTTTCCAGACTTCAGGATTATCGCCAGGCAGAG gtTGATAGGCTTGAAGCCAAGGTTGTTGAACCTCTGAAAAGCTACGGGACCATAGTGAAACTTAAAAGG gaTGATCTCAAAGCAACTTTAACAGCAAAGAACCGAGAAGCCAAGCAGTTATCTCAACTGGAAAAGACACGCCAGCGGAATCCATCAGATCGACACATTATT GCTGAAAGTGAATTGCAGAGAGCTTCACTGGATGCAACTCGAACAACTCGGCAATTAGAGGAAACCATTGATAactttgagaaacagaaaataaaggacaTAAAA aacatattttctgaatttataaCTATTGAAATGTTATTCCATGGGAAAGCTTTAGAGATATATACTGCTGCCTACCAAAATATCCAAAATATTgatgaaaatgaagatttaGAG GTTTTTCGGAGCTCACTTTACCCACCAGACTATCAATCTCGCTTAGACATAGTTCGTGCAAATTCGAAGTCCCCCCTGCAAAGAACTGGCTCCTTAAAATCTTCATTGAGGACAGTACag ATTTCCAGCAGTCTGCTAAGAaaagatgaagaggaagaagaggaagatgaagaggaagaagatgaggaagaagaggaattaGATGCTACTAAGGAAGTGAGATAA
- the CIBAR1 gene encoding CBY1-interacting BAR domain-containing protein 1 isoform X3, with the protein MMLLGRGLDARDNQTRQIQDAVSNVEKHFGELCQIFAGYVRKTARLRDKADLLVNEIYAYAATETPNLKVGLKNFADEFSRLQDYRQAEVDRLEAKVVEPLKSYGTIVKLKRDDLKATLTAKNREAKQLSQLEKTRQRNPSDRHIIAESELQRASLDATRTTRQLEETIDNFEKQKIKDIKNIFSEFITIEMLFHGKALEIYTAAYQNIQNIDENEDLEVFRSSLYPPDYQSRLDIVRANSKSPLQRTGSLKSSLRTVQISSSLLRKDEEEEEEDEEEEDEEEEELDATKEA; encoded by the exons atgaTGCTGCTGGGCCGCGGGCTGGACGCCAG GGACAATCAGACTAGACAAATACAAGATGCTGTTTCAAAtgtggaaaaacattttggtgAATTGTGCCAAATATTTGCTGGATATGTACGTAAAACTGCCAGACTACGAGACAAAGCAGATCTTCTAGTAAATGAAATATATGCATATGCAGCCACAGAGACACCAAACTTAAAAGTTGGACTGAAAAACTTTGCAGATGAATTTTCCAGACTTCAGGATTATCGCCAGGCAGAG gtTGATAGGCTTGAAGCCAAGGTTGTTGAACCTCTGAAAAGCTACGGGACCATAGTGAAACTTAAAAGG gaTGATCTCAAAGCAACTTTAACAGCAAAGAACCGAGAAGCCAAGCAGTTATCTCAACTGGAAAAGACACGCCAGCGGAATCCATCAGATCGACACATTATT GCTGAAAGTGAATTGCAGAGAGCTTCACTGGATGCAACTCGAACAACTCGGCAATTAGAGGAAACCATTGATAactttgagaaacagaaaataaaggacaTAAAA aacatattttctgaatttataaCTATTGAAATGTTATTCCATGGGAAAGCTTTAGAGATATATACTGCTGCCTACCAAAATATCCAAAATATTgatgaaaatgaagatttaGAG GTTTTTCGGAGCTCACTTTACCCACCAGACTATCAATCTCGCTTAGACATAGTTCGTGCAAATTCGAAGTCCCCCCTGCAAAGAACTGGCTCCTTAAAATCTTCATTGAGGACAGTACag ATTTCCAGCAGTCTGCTAAGAaaagatgaagaggaagaagaggaagatgaagaggaagaagatgaggaagaagaggaattaGATGCTACTAAGGAA GCTTGA
- the CIBAR1 gene encoding CBY1-interacting BAR domain-containing protein 1 isoform X2, with the protein MMLLGRGLDARDNQTRQIQDAVSNVEKHFGELCQIFAGYVRKTARLRDKADLLVNEIYAYAATETPNLKVGLKNFADEFSRLQDYRQAEVDRLEAKVVEPLKSYGTIVKLKRDDLKATLTAKNREAKQLSQLEKTRQRNPSDRHIIAESELQRASLDATRTTRQLEETIDNFEKQKIKDIKNIFSEFITIEMLFHGKALEIYTAAYQNIQNIDENEDLEVFRSSLYPPDYQSRLDIVRANSKSPLQRTGSLKSSLRTVQQISSSLLRKDEEEEEEDEEEEDEEEEELDATKEA; encoded by the exons atgaTGCTGCTGGGCCGCGGGCTGGACGCCAG GGACAATCAGACTAGACAAATACAAGATGCTGTTTCAAAtgtggaaaaacattttggtgAATTGTGCCAAATATTTGCTGGATATGTACGTAAAACTGCCAGACTACGAGACAAAGCAGATCTTCTAGTAAATGAAATATATGCATATGCAGCCACAGAGACACCAAACTTAAAAGTTGGACTGAAAAACTTTGCAGATGAATTTTCCAGACTTCAGGATTATCGCCAGGCAGAG gtTGATAGGCTTGAAGCCAAGGTTGTTGAACCTCTGAAAAGCTACGGGACCATAGTGAAACTTAAAAGG gaTGATCTCAAAGCAACTTTAACAGCAAAGAACCGAGAAGCCAAGCAGTTATCTCAACTGGAAAAGACACGCCAGCGGAATCCATCAGATCGACACATTATT GCTGAAAGTGAATTGCAGAGAGCTTCACTGGATGCAACTCGAACAACTCGGCAATTAGAGGAAACCATTGATAactttgagaaacagaaaataaaggacaTAAAA aacatattttctgaatttataaCTATTGAAATGTTATTCCATGGGAAAGCTTTAGAGATATATACTGCTGCCTACCAAAATATCCAAAATATTgatgaaaatgaagatttaGAG GTTTTTCGGAGCTCACTTTACCCACCAGACTATCAATCTCGCTTAGACATAGTTCGTGCAAATTCGAAGTCCCCCCTGCAAAGAACTGGCTCCTTAAAATCTTCATTGAGGACAGTACag CAGATTTCCAGCAGTCTGCTAAGAaaagatgaagaggaagaagaggaagatgaagaggaagaagatgaggaagaagaggaattaGATGCTACTAAGGAA GCTTGA